Proteins encoded by one window of Vigna radiata var. radiata cultivar VC1973A chromosome 5, Vradiata_ver6, whole genome shotgun sequence:
- the LOC106761833 gene encoding uncharacterized protein LOC106761833 translates to MGTSLLRSHDCLQGGDALSLNSSSIRSQRNPNPNPISYETRRRRLYVGDRSSMVAKAHDPNLVMGQVKILKRGEKLSPVNTHSSDDRFDLALGSTNRLGPDPSSVPVPGFLSLRR, encoded by the coding sequence ATGGGAACTTCTCTTCTTCGCTCCCACGATTGTCTTCAAGGCGGCGATGCTTTGTCCCTTAATTCATCTTCCATTAGATCACAAAGAAACCCTAATCCCAACCCCATATCGTACGAGACTCGCCGCCGGAGGCTCTACGTCGGTGATCGCTCCAGCATGGTGGCGAAGGCCCACGACCCAAACCTCGTCATGGGCCAAGTCAAGATCCTCAAGAGAGGCGAGAAGCTGAGCCCCGTCAACACCCATTCCAGCGATGATCGTTTTGATTTGGCTTTGGGATCCACAAACCGGTTGGGTCCAGATCCGAGTTCTGTTCCGGTTCCGGGGTTCCTCAGTCTGAGGCGGTGA